From Saccharomyces kudriavzevii IFO 1802 strain IFO1802 genome assembly, chromosome: 11:
CACCAGGTGGGTTGGCTAGAATTGATAAGCTGTTGGGTATTAGTATGTATACAACAGCTTTTTCGAATTCTTCAGTTATTTTCGGTGCTTTCCCTTCATTGCATTCTGGATGTGCTACTATGGAAGCCTTATTTTTCTGCTATTGTTTCCCAAAATTGAAGCCTCTGTTCATTGCTTACGTTTGCTGGTTATGGTGGTCAACCATGTATTTGACACACCATTATTTTGTGGACCTGATGGCAGGATCAGTGTTGTCGTACGTTATATTTCAGTACACAAAGTATACACACTTGCCGATAGTTGACACAAGCCTCTTCTGCAGATGGTCTTACACCTCTATTGAGAAATACGATGTATCCAAGAGTGATCCATTAGCGGCCGATTCAAACGATATTGAGAGTGTCCCTTTGTCCAACTTAGAACTTGACTTTGAACTTAATACGACAGATGAACCCAGCGTAAGTCCTTCAATATTTGATGGATCTACTTCTGTTTCCCGTTCGTCGGCAACGTCGATAACGTCATTAGGTGTGAAGAGAGCTTAGTGGGCATCCCGTCTGCGATTATAGACATGAGCAGccctatatacatatatatatatatttttttttcttttcccctCCTCATCAGAGTTGTTGTTTAGCATATTATACGTGTAGTTTATTAGATTGCATATCATTTATCACTAGCCTGATAGGGGTACGAAGCtatgaaaataaatcagTCAGTATTGATTGAAGATATATGAAAGAAGTGTAAATATTTACATGACTCGCCGCCTCTTCAACGAGAGTTAGGACCCCATACCTAGATGGATTGATAATCTTCATTCACTAATTCTAGAATAGATTTTTTCCCCAAAGAGCGGTGCAGTGATGAGGCCACATCAAGCTCCTTTTCTGTGCTAACTTTTACGATGGATGATCTAATGACACGAGGATCTTTCTTTAAAGTCCTCAGAATTTCTGATTGCACTGCAGCTGATGAGTCAAATagcatcaaaaaatgatatgCTCGAAAGTGTTTTTCCTGGTCTTTTTTCATGATTTTAGGAAGATATCTTATGCCCATGGGTACAATGTCCCTAACGACACCTCTATTCTGGATAATCAATTTTCCAATCGTGATAGATAACTCCTTCGCTTCTAATTTTGGGGCGTTGGAATTGGTTATGCGGACAAGTCCGATAAGTTCATACAACATTTTCAACGGAAGGTGTACTTTCGTGTTATTCGGTTTTGTATTCCATGGTATGGTGAGCACTGCCTATGTATTTGAGTTGGGCTAATGCCGTTTCCAAATGTACAGTTGAAATCGTGTCTGCAGTATTCCGGGTTATAAATATTGGCGAAAAGAGAGATTAAAGGAGCATCAAGGGACTTGACCTTGGCCTTCACGAAGATAGAAGTCTTTTATCAAATGCTGCGTATTCAAGTTCGAAAGTACCTGTAactgattttttcagtgCAAATTGATTTATTCCTCTAAATAAAACGTCAAACAATGAGTTTGTTTGAATGGGTGTTTGGGAAGAGTGTTACGCCGCAAGAAAGGCTAAAAAAAGTATGTAGTTCTCTGTTTCTGACTGCTTATTTCTGTAATCATACTAACATTGATTATTTGCATTATAGAATCAAAGAGCTTTAGAAAGGACCCAAAGAGAGCTCGAAAGGGAAAAGAGGAAGCTAGAGCTGCAAGACAAAAAGCTTGTAtcagaaatcaaaaaatccgCAAAGAATGGGCAAGTTACAGCTGCAAAAGTTCAAGCAAAAGACTTAGTGAGAACCAGAAATTACATTCAAAAGTTTGATAACATGAAAGCTCAGCTTCAAGCCATATCATTGAGAATTCAGGCTGTTCGAAGTAGTGACCAGATGACCCGTTCTATGAGCGAGGCAACTGGCCTTTTGGCTGGAATGAACAGATCAATGAATCTACCTCAATTACAAAGGATATCAATGgaatttgaaaagcaaaatgaGCTCATGGGTCAAAGGCAGGAATTCATGGATGAAGCTATCGATAATGTCATGGGCGATGAGgtagatgaagatgaagaagcagACGAGATTGTAAATAAAGTTTTGGATGAGATTGGAGTAGATTTGAATTCGCAGTTGCAAAGTACGCCTCAAAATTTGGTTTCCAACGCACCAGTAGCAGAAACGACTGTAGGAGTTGCCGAACCTATAGGGGCCGGATCAGAATCTCACGGCAATCCTGACGATGACTTACAAGCTCGGTTGAATACTTTAAAAAAACAGACATagatcttttcaattgtaTGTAATAAATGTTGGTTTAATGCTATCAGGGATGACACACTGGAGCCCAACGTAAATATTGTTATCACAAAGCACGCAAAACTTTGTCTTAGTTTTTTCTACACTCACTTCTCTTCATTATGTACAGTTTTCAACGCCAGCAAATGAGCTTTCAAATAAATATTTTCTATATTATacatcatttatatatcaTTAAGTGCACAGTGATTTATCAAGCTTATAAATGCTTactgataattttttcgCTGACTAGGTACTCGTAAATAATAGTAGCGCACTCTTCGACAGTCTTTTGGTCAGTTCTTAAGTGCAACTCTGGAGCTTTGGGGGCCTCGTAAGGAGCTGAAATACCAGTGAACTCCTTAATTACACCTTCTCTAGCTTTCTTATATAAACCTTTAGGGTCCCTCTGTTCGGCAACCTCTAAAGGAACATCGAcaaaaacttcaatgaattttaAGCCAGCTTCCTTGTGTAGTTCACGGGCTCTATCTCTGTCAACCCGGTATGGAGAGATGAACGAAGTGATTGAAATAGCACATGAATCAGCAAAGAGTTTGGAAACCTCGCTAATTCTACGAATGTTCTCATTTCTATCCTTTTCTGAGAAGCCCAAATCTTTGTTCAAACCAAAGCGAATGTTGTCACCATCCAATCTGTAGGAAGAGAGATTCTTTTGAAGTAGTAATTGTTCAAGTGCACAGGCGATGGTACTTTTCCCAGACGCACTTAGGCCCGTTAACCAAACAGTACAACCGTCCTGCTTTCTCAATGCCTTTCGTTCGTCGTAGGTAAGGTTTGGATGCCAAGTGATGTTAGTCGCCATTTTATTGCAATATATTTCGAGAAATTTCCTGACCCTGTCGATATTTAGCCGTAATCAAAGGAAAAGTTTATGGCATTAATGAATGTGTAGTCGATGTCTTCGAGAAAGTTTGCATTTTATATACACACTTTTGACCAGGTTGCGAGATTCAAGGCATGATGAGTCGTTCATCCTCTATATTGCCACATTTTTTGAGGTGGCTTGTAAATACTAATCACGTGTGATTAGCGGCACGCCTTTTATTAGAATATCGTCGGCGAAAGAATGTGGCCTTCTGTAGGTAAAAACTGGTAGCTTCACCACTAACTTAACAAAAAAGCGATTCCACCAACTATTCTACCCTTTTTCAGCTCCTAATTTATGTATTTTGATGCCAATTATAACTGATACAAATTCCCGTTGTAATCAATATAAGCGTCAAATTGTATGGATATAGGCTACATAGTCAACTGCAATAACACTAGTTTCAGAGGCGTAAGATCTCGGAGAAAATAGTCTTGAAATATGTAGGAAGTAATTAACGATCAATTGCCCTCGTTAACTGACCACAACATCGTACAAGATTTTAACGATACAAAATGAcaatttgagaaaattcttgaattgtttgaatcaaatcaatcaatttttgatgTTATTTCATACCATTAATAGTCAATAGTGTACTGTTTGGCCATTACATTCTGGGGACCATAtactctctttttttattttttccgaAATAgttgatatcaaaaatccaaacgtttttcttcaatcaatatttttggTTCGGATATCGTaaacaaaagaatatgGTTTTTGCTATTAACAATATTTATAAACGTTAATTAATAATTTAATTTAAGAAATATATTAAATGTTTTTATAAAATCATGTGACCATTCATGGTACATTTGCTATCTAGAATTATTCTTGTTAGCATTAGGGGCTTTAAAGAAACGGCTGATGTGAAAGTGTGAGAGACCCAAATTCATTCATTGAACAACCGTTAGTTCATACAGAATATCAACTGTTATTTTTAAATTTACCTTACTTTGTTTTATCAGAGTATTACTCATCAAGGCTCAACGAAGGATAAGAGATCGATTAAAAACATAATTTTATAGATTAGCTTCTACGTATACAAGAACAATATATAAGGATGATGGCGAAATCAAGGGAAAAATGCTTGAAGCCACGATCGAGCAACTGGTACAGATTGGTATAAATTTAAACAGATGAAACAATTTGGCTCGCATTTCTCAATATGTcaaccatttttttacactcttttcttctttggattgtgatgtcattttctttagttaactcttcaatatcttgCTTCCCATAGAGTTTTTCAAGTAAAACCTTTTGAATATCAGTTTTACTTTTCACAATCAATTTAAGCATCAAAGCTTTTGGTACAATATCAGCAATGGTTCTTTTAACAATGGAGAAATAACTACTTATCAACAGCTTGATGACTTCCGTTTCCATTGTCTCCCTTTCAGTCATTTGTCCGGTAGCCTTTAAAACAGGAGGTGGAGATTCTAAAGCagccaattttttcttgttcttggtGGAGAAAAAACCACCAAAAAATCCTGACTTTTCCTCCATGGCTGGTGGCTTACTAGATGACGGTTGGGTTGGTAACGGTTTACCAGTCTTAGGGTCAACAGTAACTTGGCGTGGatgcaatttttcttctaccATAACCATCGCTTGAGACCCTTTCAAAAGATCGGGATGGGCAGTATTGATGTAAGTCTGTTCAGCCTTGATTATGTCAACAACGAATTCGTTTGTAGGAACGGTAGCgtccttcaaaaattgaatgaacTGATTAGAAATGGCTTCTCTTAGAGCAGGATATCTTGAATACTTTGATTGCGAGATAATTTGCTTTAGCATGCGAACAAGTTCATCAAATACCAAACTTACTAAACGCAGCGAtggttcttcaaatcttctaATTTGCTGTTTAACTAAAACTTCAAAAGCTTCGGTACCAACAAATAAAGATGGTGCCGAACCAGAACTATTGTACATGATGGTTCTGATGTCAGAATCTTTAATTTGATCAAATGGATCCAAAGAGTCCAcaccatttttgaaagtttcaTGAAATACATAAGAAATTCTGGCACCACCGGAAAGCTCCTGACTGGAAAGTTCCTTGGCTTCACCATCCAAGATACCGGCGTATTCATTAGAAAAGTCAGTAATCATACTCAACACAACGGAACTAGCCGAATCCATTGTTTCTGGACCCAAATTTATGAGTTcgttttgatattttttcaatgtgGCTTCGATCTTGGCCTTGATCTCAGGCAACGTTTGCCTAATATGGTGCAGCAAAATTGAGTTTAATTTTTTAGCCAAATATGGTGTACCACAATAATGAGCTTTAGAGCTGTAGGAGGGAtggttttcaaaaaatctcttttcgttttcaagCGCTTCTCTGATCGTTTTTTTGTGttcaatatctttttgACCTCTGTTAATAACTGGGATGTAACCGTACCTCAAAGGAATGACTCTTCCAGccaaaatatcaatgaCATCTGTACCTTGATCCATTAAATCAACTTTTGTCAAGACACCAATAGTTCTCGTTCCTTCTGGATCAACCTCCCTAGCCAATTTTAGACCATCACTGTTAGCCAAATCGGTGTTAGCGGCATTAACGGATAAGATAATAGCATTTGGTTTAGAAATATACTTTAGAAGCATATCTTTTATTTGTCTTTCAATATCAGGAGGTTGGTCGCCCACGGGAACTTTTGTCAACCCAGGTAAATCGACTAATGTTAAAGTTAGAACATGTGGAGAGTAAATTCTTAAGTTAATGGGTACGGAAGAGATACCTGAATTGGCACCGGTAATTTTGTCAGTTTCCTTAACGATTTCCTGTCTAATATCGTCAAAATTATAAAACTTTCTGCCGGGCAAGTGTAAAAACTCACCCCATTCTTCCTTATTGTCCTCAGATTGTCCATCATGCTGCTGCTTTTCCaatttgtcttttttcttgtcattatcattgatATTTAAATCAATCAACTCATTGGCAGCTTGATTGACTTTGGCATGCTCTGACTTTTTGGGTCTCCTATTGATCAATTGCAAAACCAAGGGCCTTCTGGTGACAATACCAGTACCTCTTGGCAGGAAGTCTCTACCAACAATATTCTCCAAAACGGAGGACTTTCCTGATGATTGAGAACCTACAACGGTAATCTGAGGCAAATCAATAGGAGATTGAGATCCGCCTCCCAAGGGTGCTAAAGCGTCCTGAAGCTTGTTAATAGTGGAAATTAAGTGCTCATCCATCGTATCCTATAATATGAAATGTGCAGTATTTGTGTGGCCTTTATACAATGCTATAGAACGCTCTTGTAACGTGTAGACAGAAgtaaattgaaaatcatcaagGTTTGTCTTGGAAGATATGTTATTCTCTTGATGGCAAAGCGACGCGAATCAACGATGCCTAGTTACCCGGCCCGAAAGACGGTGTTTGAGGAAGAAATCAATCAATTGGGGCATTGGCTTTGGAAACTAGCGCAATCTATAATACACAAACGATTCTAATCTCGAGAATTCTTCGCGACAATTAAAGTCTTCATACATTAACTGAATTCGGTGAAATATCTTACCATTCTAAGGGCCCGTAAAAGTGATTTCTGAGGAAAACCTTTTGGCAGCACCAGTTTAAAGACACTAAATCAGCCAATAACTCAATATCGGTGCCAAGCCTTTTTGATTATTAAACTACGAAAAAGCTTAAGGAATACCACTTGTTTTCACGAATACGTTTTCTTTATAGACAACTAATGAGCTCTCAAAAGGTTTTCGGTATCACTGGACCTGTATCAACCGTGGGCGCCACTGCAGCTGAAAATAAATTGAATGATAGCTTGATCCAAGAGCTGAAAAAGGAGGGATCATTCGAGACAGAACAGGAGACTGCCAATAGGGTGCAGGTACTGAAAATATTGCAGGAACTGGCCCAACGGTTTGTTTATGAAgtatcaaagaagaagaatatgtCTGATGGGATGGCAAGGGATGCCGGTGGAAAGATTTTCACCTATGGTTCCTACAGACTAGGAGTCCATGGACCCGGTAGTGATATTGATACCTTGGTAG
This genomic window contains:
- the MRP17 gene encoding mitochondrial 37S ribosomal protein bS6m (similar to Saccharomyces cerevisiae MRP17 (YKL003C); ancestral locus Anc_2.508), producing the protein MLYELIGLVRITNSNAPKLEAKELSITIGKLIIQNRGVVRDIVPMGIRYLPKIMKKDQEKHFRAYHFLMLFDSSAAVQSEILRTLKKDPRVIRSSIVKVSTEKELDVASSLHRSLGKKSILELVNEDYQSI
- the DID4 gene encoding ESCRT-III subunit protein DID4 (similar to Saccharomyces cerevisiae DID4 (YKL002W); ancestral locus Anc_2.509); amino-acid sequence: MSLFEWVFGKSVTPQERLKKNQRALERTQRELEREKRKLELQDKKLVSEIKKSAKNGQVTAAKVQAKDLVRTRNYIQKFDNMKAQLQAISLRIQAVRSSDQMTRSMSEATGLLAGMNRSMNLPQLQRISMEFEKQNELMGQRQEFMDEAIDNVMGDEVDEDEEADEIVNKVLDEIGVDLNSQLQSTPQNLVSNAPVAETTVGVAEPIGAGSESHGNPDDDLQARLNTLKKQT
- the MET14 gene encoding adenylyl-sulfate kinase (similar to Saccharomyces cerevisiae MET14 (YKL001C); ancestral locus Anc_2.510), producing MATNITWHPNLTYDERKALRKQDGCTVWLTGLSASGKSTIACALEQLLLQKNLSSYRLDGDNIRFGLNKDLGFSEKDRNENIRRISEVSKLFADSCAISITSFISPYRVDRDRARELHKEAGLKFIEVFVDVPLEVAEQRDPKGLYKKAREGVIKEFTGISAPYEAPKAPELHLRTDQKTVEECATIIYEYLVSEKIISKHL
- the VPS1 gene encoding dynamin-like GTPase VPS1 (similar to Saccharomyces cerevisiae VPS1 (YKR001C); ancestral locus Anc_2.511), which codes for MDEHLISTINKLQDALAPLGGGSQSPIDLPQITVVGSQSSGKSSVLENIVGRDFLPRGTGIVTRRPLVLQLINRRPKKSEHAKVNQAANELIDLNINDNDKKKDKLEKQQHDGQSEDNKEEWGEFLHLPGRKFYNFDDIRQEIVKETDKITGANSGISSVPINLRIYSPHVLTLTLVDLPGLTKVPVGDQPPDIERQIKDMLLKYISKPNAIILSVNAANTDLANSDGLKLAREVDPEGTRTIGVLTKVDLMDQGTDVIDILAGRVIPLRYGYIPVINRGQKDIEHKKTIREALENEKRFFENHPSYSSKAHYCGTPYLAKKLNSILLHHIRQTLPEIKAKIEATLKKYQNELINLGPETMDSASSVVLSMITDFSNEYAGILDGEAKELSSQELSGGARISYVFHETFKNGVDSLDPFDQIKDSDIRTIMYNSSGSAPSLFVGTEAFEVLVKQQIRRFEEPSLRLVSLVFDELVRMLKQIISQSKYSRYPALREAISNQFIQFLKDATVPTNEFVVDIIKAEQTYINTAHPDLLKGSQAMVMVEEKLHPRQVTVDPKTGKPLPTQPSSSKPPAMEEKSGFFGGFFSTKNKKKLAALESPPPVLKATGQMTERETMETEVIKLLISSYFSIVKRTIADIVPKALMLKLIVKSKTDIQKVLLEKLYGKQDIEELTKENDITIQRRKECKKMVDILRNASQIVSSV